Below is a window of Oryza brachyantha chromosome 10, ObraRS2, whole genome shotgun sequence DNA.
GTtcgggtgaaaaaaaaaattgaacttaTGGTATGTTGTTTTAGAAATCACTAGTACAGCAAGTTTATGCCAGCATGCATAGCATGGCTATGGAATAGAGGAACCAATCTATTACAATATATCTAGACACATGTATCGAATTCATAAATCTTGCATTTCTAAAGCTAAACATTACACCTGAAAATGAAATGTAGGTCATGCGTGTAGTATGTGCAGATGCCAAGTCTTCGATGATTTTGGTTTAGTGGGCACAGAGAGGTCTTTGTGGATGTACTGTCCCAAGTTGATAAAAATCGACAAAAAAGTTGAGCACTGACAAATTACCATAGACCTGACAAGtcgtcttttcatttttatggCCACAACAAATTAATAGGTCAGTTCAAAGTTAAGAAACTTTTACGGCATATGGAATCTCTGTTTTGGAGAGGGACAGTGTTTACTTATCGAGTGGAGATACAACGCAGAGGGAAAGCAACAAGTTATGTCGTGGTCTAAACTTGGTAATTTGCTCGCTAGATAGGAATTAGTGTAGTTTATGTGAACTCACTAATTCGCAATCTCACATTGTGCAATACAAGGGAGATAAAGCCCAATCCTGCaatcaaaattttcagaaaagaaagaaagaaagaaggatttcagaaaagaaagaaaaaaggatgTTATGTTGTATTAAACTTTATCTTGTctttttttgtatatatttttccttttgatgCATATTGCTAAACTATAATCAATGCATTTCTTGTTTCTTAATAAGAGTTTCCTCCTTCCCAAAGGACAGTTTGCACTGTACTTATGCATTGCCATGTAAACTATTTTTGCAGTCAATCCCATTGTACCTGTCAGAAATGGCACCTCCACGGTACCGTGGTGCAATCAACAATGGCTTTGAGCTCTGCATCAGCCTCGGCATTCTCTTCGCAAACGTCCTTAACTACTGTGTCGTGAAGATTACAGCAGGGTGGGGCTGGAGGATATCCCTTTCCATGGCTGCAGTCCCCGCTGCATTCTTAACCATCGGTGCAGTCTTCCTCCCAGAAACACCCAGCTTCATAATTGAACGTGATGGTGATACTGACAAGGCAAGAATACTACTTCAAAGACTTCGTGGAACCACTTCAGTCCAGAAAGAGCTTGACGATTTAGTCGCTGCTAGCAACCTCTCAAGGACAGTTCAGTATCCATTCAGAAACATATTCAAGAGGAAATACAGGCCACAGCTTGTCGTAGTACTGCTGGTCCCTTTCTTCAACCAACTTACTGGAATCAACGTGATGAACTTCTATGCACCGGTTATGTTCAGGACAATTGGTCTGAAGGAGAGTGCATCTCTCCTGTCCTCAGTGGTCAATCGGCTCTGTGCAACATTTGCAAATATCATAGCAATGATAGTCGTCGACAGGTTTGGGCGCAGAAAGCTCTTTCTTGTAGGTGGTATTCAGATGATATTGTCACAGTTTGCTGTTGGTGCAATCCTGGCTGCAGAGTTCAAGGACTATGGATCCATGGACAAAGAGTATGCTTACCTTGTGTTGATCACCATGTGTGTGTTTGTTGCTGGTTTTGCATGGTCATGGGGGCCATTGACATTCTTGGTCCCAACTGAGATCTGCCCACTAGAGATCAGATCAGCAGGGCAGAGCATTGTTGTTGCAGTGGTCTTCCTGATGACATTTGTGATTGGACAGACATTCCTTGTAGTTCTATGCCGCATCAAGTCAGGAACATTCTTCTTCTTTGCAGGCTGGATTTGCTTGATGACAGTGTTCATTTATTTCTTCCTGCCAGAGACAAAGAAGCTGCCCATGGAGCAGATGGAGCAGGTCTGGAGGAAGCATTGGTTCTGGAAGAGGATTgtaggggaggaagaggagacaAAACAAGCAGAGAAAACAGCTCTGCCTAGCATGTAATGCTTTCTGAATTGGAATGCATTTGATCATACAAAGTGTAGGGTTCTAATTAGCAGATGTAAGCTTGTAACTTTGTCTAATTATAGTGTACCTTCTAGTGTGTTAATGTGCTCAGTTGCCGTGAATGGCTCCTTCAGATGGTAATTACAATTAAATGTACATCGATGTTGTAACAAGGGGTCAAGGGTGGCATTTTGTTTCTGAATAGTAatggaaaaattattttatatgctgcaggattaaatttttttgcatttcaCATAACaactctctctgtttcacaTTATAGGACGTTCTGACCctactttaatttaatttatcaatctatgtatatggtttatatatatgtccatatTCATAgggcctcatcttttcgctgtTACTCgtgtttataagcaaaatttgaatttttaaccataaatttggagttgattttgaggtttttttatcgtggtttattttatagcttttgcttttagatcattaagaacacatatataaaagttttatttacaaaatattttttatttgtaaatatgctgttcgactttttctaaaagaaagcCAAACAATGGGGGTGATTAGCATCTACATGAATCTAGAGAgaactagaaaatcttataatatggaatggagaaaatagataatatgcTCAAGTCAACAGACATTAAAGTTAAAGTCACTCCACTTCAGAGAAAGTCAGTAACATCATATTTCACAGAAACtggatatttattttattcttggtATATGCCAACTTTTGTAACCTGCACcaggaacaaaagaaaaaaatgaagacaCTTGCTAAAGATGTAAAAGTGGCATGATGTCCTGGATGACCAAATAATTCATTACAAATGGATTCAAAGAGTCCAATATCTGAAAGAGACTGGCCAGCAGCCACTAGTGTCACCAACCACATATGTAACACTTGGTCCATAATGAAAGTGGGGGCATCTTCAGAATCAGGATTGAAAGATACTCCAACCTTGCGAATCCTCGGAATAACGTGCGCATAATCAGAATATATCAGTTTTGTGCTGGGTAAGAAACTACGAGAACCAAATAGGAACAAATAATCATGCTGAAATATGGCAGGGCTTGCAATTTTCAAACGATAAAAGTTTGACGCATGTTGCTGGAATAACAGTATATCTCCAGCAATATAGTACAGAACATAACTGAATGACCAGCTTAGACCCTAATAGAAATTGAAAAGCTGGAATCAGCAATCGATCAGGACATCAGGTAGCAGCATAAGTGCGTGATGAACTTGGATACCATCAAAATAActgactaatatttttttccttataaaAGAGTTATACAACAGTACAACCATGAAGATCAGCACTACCATTACTGATTCTGTTAACATAGAGTGATTTATCATGTCTGCCAGACAAACAACAGATACATTCATACATAGCATAACTTACAGCACATGATACAGACTACAGAGAACGGTTAATCTTaacacaaaaaggaaaaaaaaacaaggaggCAAAGCTTATTTTGCCCGGGATTCATCTAAATGCAGGTGTGTGCAGGACGAGATCATGCCTGTGCCCTCGTCGGTGGATTTGCATGGAAAGCTGATTGTCTATTTTGACCTCCTACCAGATTTAATGAAAGAGAAGTTGAGACTGTCTCTTGATTGGACTCTCCTATGCTGAGCTTCGACATGCCTACAAGCTCATCAACGTTGATTGGGCTCTTTGAATGAACTGGAACAGGTTTGACAATCTCATGTGTTTCTTGCGcaccaccatcttcatctttctGATTTTGCCAGAAAGGAACAGAGAATTGCAGAAATGGTGAGAAATAAGCTGGAACAATCACTGGATAGGTTGGTTGCAAATTCTCTGGCACGacagcagaagcagaagagcTCTCCGCAATGGCAGAAGTATCTGACTCCATAGAAtctacctcctcctcctcctccctcggtGGAGGTAGTGCTGGTTGATTTAATACTTGAGTCTCTGGTTCTTGACTTCCAGGAAGCGGTGGAAGGTCCATAGACTGTAAAACCACAAAATACAGTTCAATTCCCCCATTATGATACAAAAACAGTACAACCTTCATAACGAGATCCAGGAAGAAAGCGTCCTCAATTCCTCATgcaatacataaataaactacaccatttggttaaaaagaTAAGTTTTAGCATAAACAAGCAGCATGATATCTATCACCACAAAAACGAGCCATCCCCTtacaatataataatagacCCATGCCAGCTTATTATGATATATATGCCAACATCAGTGTGATAATCAAAATAAGATCAAGCAATCTACCTCATCTGGCACCATGTCGAAAAGGCTAGACCTTCTCTTCCTTCTGGTCATATTGGCTTgacgtataaaatatttttgagcaTGGCTAGCTACTTGAGTAGGTGTTCTTGAGACCACGAAATTACGAGAGATCCCTCGCCAATCACCTTTGCCAAGCTTTTGCAATCCAAGCAAAAACCTCCGGTGTTCTTCTTCAGTCCAAGGAACACCTGTAAAATTCACCTTAGTCAGAAACATAGCACACATAATGTGGCCTGAAGGCATGTAGGCTGCAAGTAATGGCTGGAGTAGAAGGAGCTGCTGAACCATAGTACAGCTGCCATCACATTAACAAAAGCATGAACAAACTTGTGACTAGTACAGAAAACAATGCCAATcaccaaaggaaaattatcCACCCAAAAGGGTTCCTCCTAAGCAACAACACGCACAGGGacataaatcttaaaaaacCAAAGGCTTCTATGAGTTTCTCCACAAAACACGCACAGAGAGGGCACAAGAGAAATGCCAGAACACAAAACAGTTTTGTATTTTGCCAGCTTAACACATTATGCAGCAGGTTAACGAGATAAAGCATTGTCAATCTCACATAATCCTCTTAACAGAATAGATGTCAAAAGACAAGCAAACTGAACATTTGAAGGTG
It encodes the following:
- the LOC102711465 gene encoding hexose carrier protein HEX6-like, whose translation is MAIGAFVESGGGAGAGGGGYSGRVTPYVVLTCVVAGSGGILFGYDLGISGGVTTMDSFLKKFFPDVYQKKQDSSTSHYCAFDSELLTVFTSSLYIAGLVATLFASSVTRRYGRRTSMLIGGTVFIAGSVFGGAAVNVFMLLMNRILLGVGLGFTNQSIPLYLSEMAPPRYRGAINNGFELCISLGILFANVLNYCVVKITAGWGWRISLSMAAVPAAFLTIGAVFLPETPSFIIERDGDTDKARILLQRLRGTTSVQKELDDLVAASNLSRTVQYPFRNIFKRKYRPQLVVVLLVPFFNQLTGINVMNFYAPVMFRTIGLKESASLLSSVVNRLCATFANIIAMIVVDRFGRRKLFLVGGIQMILSQFAVGAILAAEFKDYGSMDKEYAYLVLITMCVFVAGFAWSWGPLTFLVPTEICPLEIRSAGQSIVVAVVFLMTFVIGQTFLVVLCRIKSGTFFFFAGWICLMTVFIYFFLPETKKLPMEQMEQVWRKHWFWKRIVGEEEETKQAEKTALPSM
- the LOC102720829 gene encoding transcription factor MYBS3: MTRRCSHCSHNGHNSRTCPNRGVKIFGVRLTDGSIRKSASMGNLSLLSSSAAGSTSGGASPADGPDAAGPDAGGYASDDFVQGSSSASRERKKGVPWTEEEHRRFLLGLQKLGKGDWRGISRNFVVSRTPTQVASHAQKYFIRQANMTRRKRRSSLFDMVPDESMDLPPLPGSQEPETQVLNQPALPPPREEEEEVDSMESDTSAIAESSSASAVVPENLQPTYPVIVPAYFSPFLQFSVPFWQNQKDEDGGAQETHEIVKPVPVHSKSPINVDELVGMSKLSIGESNQETVSTSLSLNLVGGQNRQSAFHANPPTRAQA